The window GAACTTCCCACTGGTGTGTTGGACTCACTCTCACCAGAGCAAGTGATGGAAGTCTGAAAGCGAAGAAGAGTGTGTGGAGCTTGTGAGGATGCTTCCTTCAACGGAAGCTTCTTTGTTGGATTGGTCAATCAATCTGATGGCTGATGTTGTGGAGATGGAACATGTTAAAAAGATGAATGCAAGAAACATAGCTATGGTTTTTGCACCTAACATGACTCAGGTTAGtgtttttttaatgattatttaaaattttggcaAATGAAATGAGTAATGTGTAATTTTGAATGCAGATGTTGGATCCTTTGACGGCTCGGATGTATGCTGTACAAGTCATGAACTTTCTCAAGACACTTATTGTAAATACGCTTAAGGACCGGAAAGAGTCTCGAGATAGGTTGATTCCAGGCTCGAACCCGAGTCCTAGGGATGAGAATGGTGATCAGACCAGCAGACAGTTGGTGCATCTCATGGAAGCTAACATGGAGGTTGCTTTGGATGATACCTTTGAGGTTGAAATGAAAGACAAAGAAGACtctgcagaagaagaagaatatgcAGAACCTAGAGAGATTCTTGGTGTAAAGTCAGAAGGATAAAAGACATGTTTTAGTTGGAGGAAACATAGGGGTTATATATGATGAAGGAAAGGTTATGTAACTTATTGTTGAGAATGAAATACACAGAGAACTTATACTATACTATTCAAAGTTCAAA is drawn from Brassica rapa cultivar Chiifu-401-42 chromosome A05, CAAS_Brap_v3.01, whole genome shotgun sequence and contains these coding sequences:
- the LOC103870343 gene encoding rho GTPase-activating protein 4; protein product: MLPSTEASLLDWSINLMADVVEMEHVKKMNARNIAMVFAPNMTQMLDPLTARMYAVQVMNFLKTLIVNTLKDRKESRDRLIPGSNPSPRDENGDQTSRQLVHLMEANMEVALDDTFEVEMKDKEDSAEEEEYAEPREILGVKSEG